The sequence GTTCTTAACAAAAAAAGTCATGTGATTTCAAACAAAGAAGCTGCTTTTTGGTCTGTTTTATGGATTTCATTAGCAATGGGTTTTAGTGGAATCATATACAACTATATGGGATTCGAAAAATTTGCACAATTTCAAGGAGCCTATTGGATAGAAAAAGCATTGTCTGTAGATAATTTATTTGTCTTTATATTAGTTTTTGGTTACTTTAATGTAGCAAAGGAATCTCAACATAAAGTACTGTTTTGGGGAGTTTTAGGGGCTTTATTTTTTAGAGCAATATTTATATTTTCAGGTGTATGGATACTCAATTACACTTATTTACCAGAAATATCACTTCTTGGTCATACCGCTAAGATAAACTACCTATTAACTATTTTTGGAATCATCCTAATTGTTGCCGGTATAAAATCTTGGTTTAGCGACAGTGGAGACGATGGCGAAAAAGATTTTTCAAAAAGTCCAGGCTCGAAACTTGTCCACCGATTCTTCAAAGTAAGTCCGAAATTTGATGGAGATAAGTTTTTCACCATACAAAATGGAATAAAAATGGCAACTCCATTACTTGTAGTAGTTACCATAATAGAATTTACAGATTTATTATTTGCTGTTGACAGTATTCCTGCAATATTTGCAATTGCACCAGATGATCCTTTCATTCTTTATACATCTAACATTTTTGCAATATTAGGATTGCGTTCTTTATATTTCCTTTTAGCTAATTTCATGTACATGTTTAGTCGCTTGCATTATGGATTAGCTTTAATTCTAGGATTTATAGGTGTGAAAATGATTATCGCACCATTTTTCCATATATCCTCTTTAGCTTCGCTAGCAGTTGTTGGTGGTGTTTTAGCAATATCTGTCATTTGGTCTGTAGTATTTCCAATTGAAAAATAGAATAAGCTGTGTAAAAAGAATACATCTTCTTTAATTTTTTCATAAAATTTACACACTTTCAAAAACACATTAACAAATTAAAAACATGATTAACAGCTAGTTAATCATTATAATACACAATGAATATAACTGGCACATTTTTTTCATACTAAATAGAAAAAATTGTTATGAAAAGAATCATTTTATTGGCGATCTTCGGTTTCGCATCAATTTCAACTTTTTCAGTTGAAAAAAACACATCTGTAAAAACTCAGATAACAGTAGCACAGGAAGAATATAAAGAATTACCTGTAGACAAATTACCAACAGCAGTTAAGGAAGCAGTGAAAAAAGACTTCGAAGGAGCTGTAATTACTAAAGCTTATATTAACGAAGACAAAGAATACAAGCTAGAGTTACAGCTTGAAACAGTTACACAAACTGTGTTTATAGATGCTAATGGTTATTGGCTAGAAAAAGAATAAATTTATCATCATTTATTTATTTAAAAATGCTATCTCGATGAGATAGCATTTTTTATATTATATTTAGCATGAAATAATTATAAAAGAAGAATCAAATGCCAAAGATATTAATCATTGAAGATGATAATACTTTCAACAACATGCTTTTACACTTTCTAAAGCGTCATGATTATGAAGTTGTACAAACGTTTACTGCGAATGAAGCTCTAGACCAAGTTGAACTTCATTCCTTTGACATAATTCTTTCTGACTTACGCTTACCCGATATTGATGGATTAACTTTACTTTCTATTTTAAAAGAAAGACAAAAAAACACCCCATTTATATTAATGACTGCCTATGCAGACGTAAAAACAGCAGTTAAAGCAATGAAAATTGGTGCTGCTGACTACATTTCTAAACCTTTTGTTCCTGAAGAAGCTTTGCTAGTGTTGCAGAAAATTATTTCAAATTCTAAAACAGAAAACAAAGAAATCATTGTAGTAGAAAAAGAAAAAATAGAAATTCCAACATCAGGTTATTATTGGGGAAATGGAATTGCTTCTATTACTTTAAAAAAACATATTGATCTAGTTGCTCCAACAACTCTTTCTGTTTTAATAACAGGAGAAAACGGAACAGGTAAAGAAGTAGCTGCAAAAACAATACACGACAAAAGCAACCGACACAAAGGTCCGTTTGTAGCTGTAGATTGTGGAGCAATTCCTAAAGATATTGCTAGCAGTGAATTTTTCGGGCATATTAAAGGTTCGTTTACTGGTGCTATTAATGACAAAATTGGGTGTTTTGAAGCGGCTAATGATGGAACACTCTTTTTGGACGAAATAGGTAATTTATCCTATGAAAATCAGATTCTTCTTTTGAGAGCGATTCAAGAAAGGAAAATTAAAAAAATTGGATCAAACAAAGAGATTGACATTAATATACGTTTGATTACTGCAACAAATGAAAATCTAAAAAATGCTGTTGAAAATGGCAACTTTAGAGAAGATTTATTTCATAGATTAAATGAGTTTTCTGTACAAATTCCTGCTTTGAGAGATAGGAAAGAAGATTTAGAAGCATTTTCGTATTTATTCTTAGAAAAAGCTGCAATTCAATTAGAAAAAAATGTGACAAAAATATCCAAAGATGCTTTAACTATTTTTTATCAATACCATTGGCCTGGAAACCTTAGAGAGCTACAAAATTACATCAAAAGAGCCACGCTTTTAAGCGCAGAAGACACTATTGAAGTAAATAGTTTGCCCGAAGAACTAACCTCGTCAGAAAAACAAGAAAACAATTTTCAATTTGGATTAAAAGATGTTGCTGAAAAAGCTGCAATAACCAATGCTTTGTCCATTGCTAAAGGCAATAAGTCTAGAGCAGCTGAGCTCTTAGGTATTTCTAGAAAAACATTATACAACAAAATCAATCAATATGAATTAACATAAGATTCTCTTTAAAAACATTTAATCTTTTAAAGAGTAATTGAAGCATTATTGTAAGCTCATTGTCAATTCCATTTGCCTTACAATCAACCTCAATAGTATTTAGCAAGAAAAAAATATCTTTCTCTTTCAATTGTCCTACCATAGTTTGCATTTTATGACACAATGAAATTATCTTTTTCTCATCATTATTCTTAACTCCTTCTTCTAAATATTGAATATCTAAGGTTAATTCTTCAATGTATTTTTTTATAAACTGATTAATTGATTCTTCATCATCACCTAAGTAAGTTGCTAAAATAGATTTATAACTTGTTGTGTTTTTCTCTATATTTTCAATTTTTTTACCTGATAAATTAGAAATACAATTTAAAAGTTGATTTGGTGTATAAGGTTTAGGCAAAAATCCATCAAATGAAAATGATGATTTAACCGCGTCTTCATAGGGCATTTGACCACTAACAACAATTGCTTGTACATTATTAGCTGATGGAATTTTTCTCAACTGTGTAAGAAAAGCATATCCATTCATTTTAGGCATAT is a genomic window of Flavobacterium jumunjinense containing:
- a CDS encoding sigma-54-dependent transcriptional regulator, whose translation is MPKILIIEDDNTFNNMLLHFLKRHDYEVVQTFTANEALDQVELHSFDIILSDLRLPDIDGLTLLSILKERQKNTPFILMTAYADVKTAVKAMKIGAADYISKPFVPEEALLVLQKIISNSKTENKEIIVVEKEKIEIPTSGYYWGNGIASITLKKHIDLVAPTTLSVLITGENGTGKEVAAKTIHDKSNRHKGPFVAVDCGAIPKDIASSEFFGHIKGSFTGAINDKIGCFEAANDGTLFLDEIGNLSYENQILLLRAIQERKIKKIGSNKEIDINIRLITATNENLKNAVENGNFREDLFHRLNEFSVQIPALRDRKEDLEAFSYLFLEKAAIQLEKNVTKISKDALTIFYQYHWPGNLRELQNYIKRATLLSAEDTIEVNSLPEELTSSEKQENNFQFGLKDVAEKAAITNALSIAKGNKSRAAELLGISRKTLYNKINQYELT
- a CDS encoding TerC/Alx family metal homeostasis membrane protein, translated to MDSLINHPVILTVFAVVIFAMLLLDLGVLNKKSHVISNKEAAFWSVLWISLAMGFSGIIYNYMGFEKFAQFQGAYWIEKALSVDNLFVFILVFGYFNVAKESQHKVLFWGVLGALFFRAIFIFSGVWILNYTYLPEISLLGHTAKINYLLTIFGIILIVAGIKSWFSDSGDDGEKDFSKSPGSKLVHRFFKVSPKFDGDKFFTIQNGIKMATPLLVVVTIIEFTDLLFAVDSIPAIFAIAPDDPFILYTSNIFAILGLRSLYFLLANFMYMFSRLHYGLALILGFIGVKMIIAPFFHISSLASLAVVGGVLAISVIWSVVFPIEK